One stretch of Streptomyces sp. A2-16 DNA includes these proteins:
- a CDS encoding Trm112 family protein yields MPLEAGLLEILACPACHAPLKEQDTELICTGQDCGLAYPVRDGIPVLLVDEARRPA; encoded by the coding sequence ATGCCGCTCGAAGCCGGCCTCCTGGAGATCCTCGCCTGCCCGGCCTGCCACGCCCCCCTCAAGGAGCAGGACACCGAGCTGATCTGCACCGGCCAGGACTGCGGCCTGGCATACCCCGTCCGCGACGGCATCCCTGTCCTCCTCGTCGACGAGGCCCGCCGCCCCGCGTGA
- a CDS encoding phosphomannomutase/phosphoglucomutase translates to MAVADLSQLVKAYDVRGVVPDQWDETLAELFGAAFVQVTGASAIVTGHDMRPTSPGLSRAFARGAAARGVDVTEIGLCSTDQLYYASGALDLPGAMFTASHNPAQYNGIKMCRAGAAPVGQDTGLAEIRELVERWSETGAPESAAATGAINQRDTLEDYAAHLLSLVDLATIRPLKVVVDAGNGMGGHTVPTVFSGLPLDTVPMYFELDGTFPNHEANPLDPANIVDLQKRVREEGADLGIAFDGDADRCFVVDEHGDPVSPSAITALVASRELAKHGGKGTVIHNLITSWSVPEVVEENGGTPVRTRVGHSFIKAEMARTGAIFGGEHSAHYYFKDFWNADTGMLAALHVLAALGGQDGPLSSLVAQYDRYVGSGEINSTVADQADRVAAIKAAYGGQEGIATDELDGLTVTAADWWFNVRPSNTEPLLRLNAEARDEATMTKIRDEVLAIIRA, encoded by the coding sequence TTGGCCGTGGCTGATCTGTCACAGCTCGTGAAGGCGTACGACGTGCGCGGAGTCGTTCCCGACCAGTGGGACGAGACGCTCGCCGAGCTCTTCGGCGCCGCCTTCGTCCAGGTGACCGGGGCGAGCGCCATCGTGACGGGTCACGACATGCGGCCCACGTCCCCGGGCCTGTCGCGGGCCTTCGCGCGCGGAGCGGCCGCCCGTGGCGTGGACGTCACCGAGATCGGCCTGTGCTCGACCGACCAGCTGTACTACGCCTCCGGCGCGCTGGACCTGCCGGGCGCGATGTTCACCGCCTCCCACAACCCCGCCCAGTACAACGGCATCAAGATGTGCCGGGCGGGCGCGGCCCCGGTCGGTCAGGACACCGGCCTGGCCGAGATCCGTGAACTGGTCGAGCGGTGGAGCGAGACGGGCGCCCCGGAGTCCGCGGCCGCCACGGGAGCGATCAATCAGCGGGACACGCTGGAGGACTACGCCGCCCACCTGCTCTCCCTGGTCGACCTGGCCACCATCCGCCCCCTGAAGGTCGTCGTCGACGCGGGCAACGGCATGGGCGGCCACACCGTCCCCACCGTCTTCTCCGGACTGCCGCTGGACACCGTCCCGATGTACTTCGAGCTGGACGGCACGTTCCCGAACCACGAGGCGAACCCCCTGGACCCGGCCAACATCGTCGACCTGCAGAAGCGGGTCCGCGAGGAGGGGGCCGACCTCGGCATCGCCTTCGACGGCGACGCCGACCGCTGCTTCGTCGTCGACGAGCACGGCGACCCGGTCTCCCCGTCCGCCATCACCGCACTCGTGGCCTCCCGGGAGCTCGCCAAGCACGGCGGCAAGGGCACGGTCATCCACAACCTGATCACGTCCTGGTCGGTCCCGGAGGTCGTCGAGGAGAACGGCGGCACACCGGTACGCACGCGCGTGGGCCACTCCTTCATCAAGGCCGAGATGGCCAGGACCGGCGCGATCTTCGGCGGCGAGCACTCCGCGCACTACTACTTCAAGGACTTCTGGAACGCCGACACCGGCATGCTGGCGGCCCTGCACGTCCTGGCCGCGCTCGGTGGCCAGGACGGCCCGCTGTCGTCCCTGGTGGCCCAGTACGACCGCTATGTCGGCTCCGGCGAGATCAACTCCACGGTCGCCGACCAGGCGGACCGCGTGGCGGCGATCAAGGCCGCCTACGGGGGCCAGGAGGGCATCGCGACCGACGAGCTCGACGGCCTCACGGTCACCGCCGCCGACTGGTGGTTCAACGTCCGCCCGTCCAACACGGAACCCCTCCTGCGCCTGAACGCGGAGGCCCGGGACGAGGCGACGATGACGAAGATCCGGGACGAGGTCCTGGCGATCATCAGGGCGTGA
- a CDS encoding L-lactate permease: MYVQELEPVAGSLGLSALVAALPLVIVLVLLGGVRVKAHLAGLTGLLAAALVAWLAYGMPLGQTLSSAAQGAAFGLFPILWIVVNALWVYRMTVRTRHFDILRRSFGRLSDDPRIQALVVAFCFGALLEALAGFGAPVAICSVMLVALGFDPVRAAVVALVANTAPVAFGAMGTPVVTLAQVTGLPLDDVASVVGRQTPLLALVVPLVLVFLVDGRRGLRETWVPALVCGVAFAVAQFAASNYLSAQLADIGAALAGAGALVAVPLARRPAAEPVRAAVLTGTRSEDLDEADPRGEVLRAYAPYALIVVIFSVAQIPVVKDWLAKTTQTYDWPFLDVVNPAGDPVGGNVFTWPVVSTGGTLVLLAGILTALVLGVHARVAVREWAATVHELRFAILTVTSVLALAYVMNLSGQAATIGHFVAAAGAGLAFLSPVLGWFGVAVSGSDTSANALFGALQVTAARESGLSPELLAAANSSGGVLGKMISPQNLTIACAAVGLAGREGDLLRKVLPWSLGLLLVMCLIVVGQSSPVLGWMLP, translated from the coding sequence GTGTACGTCCAGGAACTCGAACCCGTCGCCGGCTCGCTGGGCCTGTCCGCCCTCGTCGCGGCCCTGCCGCTGGTGATCGTCCTCGTCCTGCTCGGCGGCGTCCGCGTGAAGGCGCACCTGGCGGGCCTCACCGGCCTCCTGGCGGCCGCTCTGGTCGCCTGGCTCGCCTACGGCATGCCACTGGGCCAGACGCTCTCCAGCGCCGCCCAGGGAGCCGCGTTCGGCCTCTTCCCCATCCTGTGGATCGTCGTCAACGCCCTGTGGGTGTACCGGATGACCGTCCGCACCCGGCACTTCGACATCCTGCGACGCTCCTTCGGGCGGCTCTCCGACGACCCACGCATCCAGGCCCTCGTCGTCGCCTTCTGCTTCGGCGCGCTCCTGGAAGCCCTCGCCGGGTTCGGCGCCCCGGTCGCGATCTGCTCGGTCATGCTCGTCGCCCTCGGCTTCGACCCGGTCCGCGCGGCGGTCGTCGCCCTGGTCGCCAACACCGCCCCGGTCGCCTTCGGCGCCATGGGCACCCCGGTCGTGACACTCGCTCAGGTCACCGGGCTGCCGCTGGACGACGTAGCGTCCGTGGTGGGCCGTCAGACGCCTCTGCTCGCCCTGGTGGTGCCCCTGGTGCTGGTCTTCCTGGTCGACGGCAGGAGAGGTCTGCGAGAGACCTGGGTGCCGGCCCTCGTCTGCGGAGTTGCCTTCGCCGTCGCCCAGTTCGCGGCCTCCAACTACCTCTCCGCGCAACTCGCCGACATCGGCGCCGCCTTGGCCGGTGCGGGCGCCCTCGTCGCCGTACCGCTCGCACGCAGGCCCGCCGCCGAACCGGTCCGCGCCGCCGTCCTCACGGGCACGCGCAGCGAGGACCTCGACGAGGCCGACCCGCGCGGTGAAGTCCTGCGCGCCTACGCGCCGTACGCGCTGATCGTCGTGATCTTCTCCGTCGCGCAGATCCCCGTCGTCAAGGACTGGCTGGCCAAGACGACCCAGACGTACGACTGGCCCTTCCTCGACGTCGTGAACCCCGCCGGGGATCCGGTCGGCGGCAACGTCTTCACCTGGCCGGTCGTCTCCACCGGCGGCACCCTCGTGCTGCTCGCGGGGATCCTGACGGCCCTCGTGCTCGGCGTGCACGCGCGCGTGGCGGTCCGCGAATGGGCGGCCACCGTGCACGAGTTGAGGTTCGCGATCCTGACCGTGACATCGGTGCTGGCGCTCGCCTACGTCATGAACCTCTCCGGGCAGGCCGCCACCATCGGTCACTTCGTGGCGGCCGCGGGCGCCGGGCTGGCCTTCCTGTCGCCGGTCCTCGGCTGGTTCGGGGTGGCGGTCTCCGGCTCGGACACCTCGGCCAACGCGCTGTTCGGCGCGTTGCAGGTGACGGCGGCCCGCGAGTCCGGGCTGTCGCCGGAACTGCTGGCCGCCGCCAACAGTTCCGGCGGGGTGCTCGGCAAGATGATCTCGCCGCAGAACCTCACCATCGCCTGCGCGGCCGTCGGGCTCGCCGGCCGTGAGGGGGACCTGCTGCGCAAGGTGCTGCCCTGGAGCCTCGGACTGCTGCTGGTGATGTGCCTGATCGTGGTCGGTCAGAGCTCGCCCGTGCTGGGCTGGATGCTGCCCTGA
- a CDS encoding DUF3499 domain-containing protein has translation MSPVRRCSRTACGRPAVATLTYVYADSTAVLGPLATYAEPHCYDLCAEHSERLTAPRGWEVVRLLDGSAPARPSGDDLEALANAVREAARPQERAAEAGGGARRADPMEVARRGHLRVLRSPDN, from the coding sequence ACGTCGCTGTTCGCGCACCGCTTGCGGCCGTCCCGCCGTCGCGACGCTGACGTACGTCTACGCCGACTCGACCGCGGTCCTCGGCCCGCTCGCCACCTACGCCGAACCCCACTGCTACGACCTGTGCGCCGAGCACTCCGAGCGCCTGACCGCCCCGCGCGGGTGGGAGGTCGTGCGGCTCCTCGACGGCTCGGCCCCGGCCCGGCCCAGCGGGGACGACCTGGAAGCGCTTGCCAACGCCGTGCGCGAGGCGGCCCGTCCGCAGGAGCGCGCCGCCGAGGCAGGTGGCGGGGCTCGCAGGGCCGACCCGATGGAGGTCGCGCGCCGCGGCCATCTCCGGGTGCTGCGCTCTCCCGACAACTGA